The DNA window TGTTCATCATATTGGCTGCTAAATGACTACAACTCTGCCCAATCAGAAGAGTTCTTagaaattgacattttgcatACCAAGACAGAACATCACTTCTGAAGCTAAGCTCTCATTCTTTcaatgtttttaaatccctaCAGAACCGGTTGCAGGTGCAGAGGTCATCACAGAATCAGGTCAAGAGGTGTTCTTTGAGGGAGGGACCCTGAAGCTGAGATGTACTGTAAAGGCTGGGAATCACGTCTCCTACAAGTGGCTCGTAAATGGTCAGCTGGTCTCATCGTCTCTCCTTCGCCATGTGGTAGATGATCAACTCCTTATCTACAGGTCAGTTGCTATGAACGCATGTATAGTGAAATCTGGAGTTAGGGCAGGGTGGCAAAAGTGCGGCTTTTAAAATCCCctaacgagcagggaaacctgcgaaacaggcttgtagggatgatatagcctctgtgttttttcctgacctaacgtatattccgcttattataccccggtattgagcactgtataacggaaaaaccacagaaacctcgactctatatatatatatatatatatatatatatatatatatatatatatatatatatatatatatatatatatatatatatatatatatatatatatatatatatatatatatatatatatacttttttacttTTATCCTGTTTGTataagttgtttgtgtgccatgttgttccagaccacagcaaacattacctagcttgccaaagattgtaataaatctattaaaagaagacagcctgctgtttcctttaacttggacacacacatctatacctttggtcattaaaagccagtcatttccaggagttatctcaccttctgagtagcttcTGATTTACAaatcccatttccatatgagttgggaaattgtgttagatgtaaatataaacggaatacaatgattttcaaatccttttcaacccatattcaattgaatgcactacaaagacaagatatttcatgttcaaactcataaactttatttttattttgcaaatcataattaacttagaatttcatggctgcaacacgtgccaaagtagttgggaaagggcatgttcaccactgtgttacatggcctttccttttaacaacactcagtaaacgcttgggaactgaggagacacatttttgaagcttctcaggtggaattctttcccattcttgcttgatgtaaagcttaagttgttcaacagtccgggggtctccgttgtggtattttaggcttcaaaatgtgccacacattttcaatgggagacaggtctggactacaggcaggccagtctagtacccgcactcttttactatgaagccacgttgatgtaacacgtggcttggtattgtcttgctgaaataagcaggggcgtccatgttaacgttgcttggatggcaacatatgttgctccaaaacctgtatgtacctttcagcattaatggcgccttcacagatgtgtaagttacccatgtcttgggcactaatacacccccgtaccatcacagatgctggcttttcaactttgcacctataacaatcctcttcttttcctctttggtccggaggacacgacgtccacagtttccaaaaacaatttgaaatgtggactcgtcagaccacagaacacttttccactttgaatcagtccatcttagatgagctcaggcccagcgaagccgactgcgtttctgggttgagaaaggtttttcttaaactgttcaacaatttgctcacgcattttgttgacaaagtggtgaccctcgccccatccttgtttgtgaatgactgagcatttcatggaatctacttttatacccaatcatggcacccacctgttcccaattttcctgttcacctgtgggatgttccaaataagtgtttgatgagcattcctcaacttaatcagtatttattgccaccgttcccaaattctttgtcacgtgttgctggcatcaaattctaaagttaatgattatttgcacaaaaaaaatgtttatcagtttgaacatcaaatatgttgtctttgtaacatattcaactgaatatgggttgaaaatgatttgcaaatcattgtattccgtttatatttacatctaacacaatttcccaacttatatggaaacggggtttgtagtaatgGTTTttgatgttgtaaaaatgtgtagaataaatattcaatttaaacatttctgtcaaagatttgcttcagcctgcgacacatagtcattttgagatatatatatactgtaataaatatatataaatatatatatatatatatataatttgttttttttaaaactttgtaTAGACAGATAaacctaaagttgatctagagatttaatattgaaaaaatatgtataaaatatatatatatatatatatatatatatatatatatatatatatatatatatatatatatatatatatatgtaactgaTAAATGATGGTTTGCCTCACCCCAGAGCCTCCAGTGCAGACAGCGGCTCCTACATGTGTGTCGCTGTCAACCAATACAGCGCAACAAGAGACTTTGCATCCAACAGCTCCGAAGTGGTAATCACAGTCAAAGGTTGGTGACCATCTCAAGTTGGCTCCGCAAGATGGCGCTGGTTTTACTGctttgtaatattgtattcattttaTTCGTAATACAGAGCAGGGATATTTAACGTATCTCACAATTTCATTTTGTTGGTGTTGGTTCGTCTTACTTCCTGTTCCACTTATCGCGCTCATTCCGGCCTCTGCACATTTGCATGCACCATCACTTTATAATACAACACTACTCgtgcgcagaggattgcgtctcgtTAATGAGCAAAATAGCTCCGACGATCAATTTAGCCTGTCTGCAGTCTTCATGCATATGCAGACTACTGTACATGCTGATTATCAGCATGCTCTTAATACTGGgaagaggagatgcaaatataagcATTTAGCACTCGCAatatgatttatcaagactaaaactgttctgcagcCGCTGTTTTGTGTCTTTATTGAGCACATCTGCAATATACGTGCAAAATTACTGTGCGAAAGGATGCGATTGCATTTTAAAAACAGATGATTGAGATAATATTCTGTCTGTGAgcttgtcaacatatttggactgtcacaaATAGATATATTAGACATATTGGCTATTCAGCAATATGATTTTATAATTTTGTAGCTGCTGATTAAAGccaattaaattgattaattTTGGTGTCTACTGgcggtttttttaaatgtttttcttttcattCAGGAAAAATAATTATGATCAATCTCCTGTTGTATATGATAAAacatcttgcaatatgcattttcttaccatATCAACACAGCAGCGCCTTCCAACGTGCTCATTCAGCGTGCTAAAAGTAGTCCCTGTGTTATAGGTCACAATTCAATATAGCCTAAAAAGGGctgtacatattatatttgtgtgctgcttgtcaacaACATTAAGGAAACGCCACAGGTTGGACCATATgttgctcaatttttgtttcatctgacatcacatggacaaagataagaccttctggaggaaaattctgtggtcagattaaacaaaaattgagctgtttggccacaatacccagcaatatgtttggaggagaaaaggtgaggcctttaatcccaggaacaccatacctaccgtcaagcatggtggtggtagtattatgctctgggcccgctttgctgccaatggaactggtgctttacagagagtaaatgggacaatgaaaaaggaggattacctccaaattcttcaggtcaacctaaaatcatcagcccagaggttgggtcttgggtgcagttgggtgttccaacaggacaatgaccccaaacacacgtcaaaagtggtaaaggaatggctaaatcaggctagaattaaggttttagaatggccttcccaaagtcctgacttaaacgtgtggacaatgctgaagaaacaagtccatgtccgaaaaccaacaaatttagctgaactgcaccaattttatcaaaaggagtggtcaaaaattcaaccagaagcttgtggatggctaccaaaagcgccttattgcagtgaaacttgacattatgttctttacaagtgtatgtaaacttttgaccacaactgtatatacgcACAAATTCCTCATTTAATAAGGGCCATCTGCACCATATTagtacttgttatcaattgtgcacGCAGTCTTAGTACACGCCCTCGAACAGTAAACAAGATTTTATAGTTTGATATTTACtacttgttatttggatcttattaGATCAGGCTTTATGTGGATGTGACCTTTCTGGATTACTCAATTGTGAAAAAGCTCGAGTGTCATTAATAAATCGTAGGAGGAACCATTGCAACACATCTAGCATGTTAACGAGCTCCTGCGTGAGAAAATGTACAAATGACTCCATGGATTATTTTAAATGGCTGGGGTTATTTCTATCATCTCCCAGGAAAAAGAATGAATGCAATATTGTTGCTCTACACCAGGGAtgccaaacgtacggcccgagggccggatcaggcccgcaaacaagttttatccggcccgcgggatgagtttgctcagtataaaaattaacctgaaatttttcaatgaaagaaaccactgttctaaatgtgtccactggatgtcgcaatagcaattctttgtatctttgtagatgatgctacatatgtacaaaataaaccaccgctgctgctcactgctcccctcacctcccagggggtaaacaaggggatgggtcaaatgcagagggtaatttcaccacacctagtgtgtgtgtgactatcgttggtactttaacttaacttttaaagTGAAGACATGCTGAGGAGTTAAATAGCATGCATAAATGACCTTTTTGTTTGTGTTATGTAAAATACTATGCTCTGTATCTATGTGTGTATTTATTCATGTGTTGTCCAAACCTATAATCCCATGTAATGTCCTAATGCGGGCCAAGTTTAGTTTTATTTTGGGAGTAATAAAATACGAGCTGCAAATGATCTGATCTACGTCGTGTGGTCCACAAGATAGTTGAAACTTAATTTCAGTGCTGCAGTGCTTTTTATGTCgaccatatttatatttataacatTACTGTTGgaagagacattttaaaaaagcCCATGGTGCAATAATAGAGGAGTCCTGctgtgttttaaaggcctactgaaatgaatttttatttatttaaacagggatagcacatccattctatgtgtcatacttgatcatttcgcgattttgccatatttttgctgaaaggatttagtagagaacatcgacgataaagtttgcagcttttggttgctgataaaaaaagccttgcctgtaccggaagtagcgtgacgtcgcaggttgaagggctcctcacatttccccattgtttacagcagcagcgagagcgattcggaccgagaaagcgacgattaccccattaatttgagccaggatgaaagatttgtggatgaggaacgtgagagtgaaggactagagtgcagtgcaggacgtatcttttttcgctctgaccgtaacttaggtacaagggctcattggattccacactttctcctttttctattgtggatcacggatttgtattttaaaccacctcggatactatatcctcttgaaaatgagagtcgagaacgcgaaatggacattcacagtgacttttatctccacgacaatacatcggtgaagcattttagctacggagctaacgtgatgaatgctgtgccgcctgtcgaagcctagcaatgctgttgctaactacgccattgaagctaacttagctacgggacctcgtcagagctatgataaaaacattatctctccacctacgccagccctcatctgctcatcaacacccgtgctcacctgcgttccagcgatcgacggcgcgacgaaggacttcacccgatcatcgatgcggtcggcggctagcgtcagatagcgcgtctgctatcctcaaagtcctcctggttgtgttgctgcagtcagccgctaatacaccgatcccacctacagctttcttctttgaagtcttcattgttcattaaacaaattgcaaaagattcaccaacacagatgtccagaatactgtggaattttgcgatgaaaacagagctgtttgtattgagatacaatgtgtccgaatacttccgtttaactattgacgtcacgcgcaaacgtcatcatacatagacgttttcaaccggaagtttcccgggaaatttaaaattgcactttataagttaacccggccgtattggcatgtgttgcaatgttaagatttcatcattgatatataaactatcagactgcgtggtcggtagtagtggctttcagtaggcctttaagtagttgTGTGATTAATCGACAAAATAACTAATTTCCACATCCTCATTCTCTCAGAAGTGGTGTCAAATCCTGACATTTCCATCAGGGTGCTGAAGGAGGATCCTCACAACTATTTGGCCGTGGTCACATGCCAGTCGACCAGAGGGACGCCGCCTGTCACCTTCTCCCTCTACAACAGGACAGAACTGGCTTTCCAAATGACAGCCGACGAGAGAAAAGCcacgtttaaggtccccctggTTTTGGAGCGACACTTAGGGTGGCTCCAGTGCCGGGCTAACAATGGTGATCAGGTTGCATACAGTACCTGGTTGCCCTTAGAAGTCGGTAGGTTTGCAGACATTACTCTGACACCTGGAgcttgtttatgtcgacaacgTGTCTTGAGTCAAACATATTTCCGATTCACAACGTTCTTATTATTGTGATGACGTCAACATGCAGGATCTACTGATATAGAAGAGGtgtagtagtacctcaatttttaaatacttaattggttctgtgaccgagctcttaactcaaaacatctCAAATCAACAaaattgagttgagtttgagtttatttggaacatgcatgcatacaacatgatgcatgcttTACACAACTgcatttgcattggacttggcgatgtatggcttagatgcagctgctcggccatggaaacccattccatgaagctctctgcgtactgtacgtgggctaattggaaggtcacatgaagtttggagctctgtcgcaactgactgtgcagaaagtcggcgatctCTGACctcatccgctgacccctctctgtcagtttacgtggccgagttgctgttgttcccaaacgcttccattttcttccaataaagccgacagttgactttggaatatttaggagcgaggaaatttcacgactggatttgttgcacaggtggcatcctatgacagttccacgctggaaatcactgaaagcggcccatcctttcacaaatgtttgtagaaacagtctccgtgcctaagtgcttgattttatacacctgtggccgggccaagagattaggacacctgattctgatcatttggatgggtggccaaatacttttggcaatatagtgtatgttaaaaAACGGccgtaggtaaaaaaaaaaaaatcctctttaTCACCAAAGACTGTTGAAAGTGACACATATTGCTTATGTCCACAACCGCTCGTGTTGATGCCAATCCGAGAATTGTCGACTTAAAAGGGTTCCACTGTGCATGTAACGTGTGTCAGTGTATCTATTCTGAATTAACGACATCGCAACAGTGAGTGTTGCCGGCCCAGTGACGATGAAGTACGACTACGACATCGGAGACAACTATGCTGTGACAGGCCTGAGGTTCTATTGCAAGGCGAGGAAAGGATCTCATCCGCAGTACGAGTGGTACCTCAACCAAACTGTCCTGGAAGGCCGAGGAAGCTTTTACTACACGGTCCATCAGCCGCCAGAACAGTCCATCCTCCTGCTGTCCGTAGGGAGCAACAGTGCCGGGATGTACCGATGCGAAGTGTCGGACATTTTCGACAACAGCACTGCCATCAGCAGCAACAAGCAGTATTTAGACAAAGACGGTAAAGTATTGCCTCAGATGTGGAATACTTGACTTCTGCTTTTTGGATTCTCATCCTCTTGTCCCCCACAGTGCTGAATCGTCTCCCGCTCATTGTGGTGGCCGTTGTCTTTGGATGCTTCACTTTCTTGCTTGTCCTTGTCGCCGCTTGTTGTTGGACCGGAGTGTTGTTCAGTGAGTCAGTTTGTCAAACGTGTGTGTTTTTATCTGCCGTAGTGAAGTAACGTTGTTAACTGTTCTTACAGGTAGAAGGCGGATTGGGGAGAAGTCCATGTGAGTTGTACACCTCTGTTTTATTGCCAATTTATTAAACCGTTGTGGTTTCTTGATGGTTACTGAATTTTGATACTTTCATTGGTaccgactagtgttgtcccgataccaatattatttcgatacttttcgatacttttctaaataaaggggaccgcaaaaattgcattattggctttattttaacaaacaatcttagggtacattaaacatatgtttcttattgcaagtttgtccttaaataaaatagtgaacatacatgacaacttgtcttttattattaagtaatagggctgggaatctttgggtgtcccacaattcgattcaaaatcgattcttggggtcacgattcgattcagaatctttttttttttcaattcaacacgattctcgattcaaaaaccaatttttttatttatttatttttttttttttttaatgaaaacaatacacaacaataccataataatgcaatacaatttcaaaacaaaacccgacccagcaacattcagaatagcaataaacagagcaattgagagcaattgaggacacacaaacatgacacggaacaatctaaaagtagtgagacaaaaatgaatattatcaacaacagtatcaatattagtaacaatttcaacatagcagtgattaaaaatccctcattgatattatcattacaaacattaataaaaaaaaaaaaaattaaaaaaattaacaatagtgtcacagtggcttacacttgcatcgcatctcataaactaaatgtctaatgataatgtcaatgagggatttttaatcactgctatgttgaaattgtaactaatattgatactattgttgataatattctttttttttcactacttttggtttgctctgtgtcgtgtttgtgtctcctctcaattgctctgtttattgcagttctgagtgttgctgggtcgggtttggttttggaattggattgcattgttatggtattgctgtgtattgttttgttggattgattcattaaaaaaaaaaaaagcaaacaaagactcctaatttagtctgccggcatatgcagtaacatattgtgtcattttccattctattattttgtcaatattattaaggacaagctgtaaaaatgtattattaatcaacttgttcatttactgttaatatctgcttactttctcttttaacatgttctatctacacttctgttaaaatttgatAATAATTTCTaattttgttgtttggatactttacattagttttggatgatgccacaaatttgggtatcaatccgataccaagtagttacaggatcatacattggtcatattcaaagtcctcatgtgtccagggacatatttcctgagttcataaacacaATATAAGTATTAAAAAAaggagatgttgtgatgccaaaaaatatcgatgtaatcatagtagcatctactagatacgctcctgtacttggtatcattacagtggatgttaggcgtttgtttacattttgacggcggtgagctacggtgtgtagtgaagcatgtttagctattcctcgtcctgcagggatgatacttgtgagaaacgtactttatttgtcgccatggagacgaggattagcgatttagaagtagctaaaacactgcagactggggctagctagccatgtcttaaagcacctcttccggtgttataacttcacctttatcgttagtttttaagccaaaatgcatccgttctcccttttctgtctacacactgtgtctgcttgtaagtactccgtgattgtgcgctgccgaatatgctcctctgcttgtaaatcagcaatgacacgacgtgacaacgacggGGGCGCAgagggggtgggggaccggtacctttcagaggcggtatagtaccgaataagattcatattcggtactatactaataccggtataccgtacaaccctagtaccgaACGAAGTCCGTCATTCACGTAAAATTAAACGGTATAATATTTCGATACCTGTGTTGCATGTCTGCATGTCTGCATGTCTGCAACAAGCGCAGTCATAGCAAACtttaattttcaatgccaacaaatcatgcctgatagaaagcgccCAAAAGTAAGGTCCCACTTTTCAAGTGAGctccatgctaatttacattggataccTCATATACATGCTGCTGATTAGCATTGGCAATTTTACATGCCGATTTCAAGACCTCCAAGTTTGGTAAGGAAGACTACAACTTAgatgccatgaattgatttacgtggaccccgacttaaacaagttgaaaaacgtattcgggtgttaccatttagtggtcaattgtacggaatatgtactgtactgtgcaatctactaataaaagtttcaatcaatcaatcaatgcacgttacaatccgacggctggtgtgtaataagtacaatacttacaaaataaacactttgtagggctgaacaaaagaaaacaatggcacattcagcttaatggcaaagactacatcCTAATTACAGCAACACACTgtaatgaatgcatacttgccaatgagactcagaagtgtaagaaaacaagataacacAGTTAACATTAGCAGCCAAAATGTCaaattaaacaaattaacatttattaccacataaacacacacaaaagtaccaaaaaatagTACCTTTAAGTACCGATtgtgattcccaggtaccagaaaTTGTTATCGTATCAGTTTGAATGTGAAAGGTGGGTGTAGATTATATCCTCATTACCTACACTGTTAGCTGCTTCTTACTTGCAgttttttacgatttagaatgcacacAAAAGAGAAAGACATGCGTTtattctcacataaggattgcgaAAGATggacaaaattcccccccaaaaatgcagttgccctttaatgaTGATGATGTTAACTAATATCATGAGGTTGAGGTGTTTTTAAGGTACTTTATCGTtggtttcatttttatgccgcTCCTAAATCTTGTGAGCGTTTTGTAGGAGATTTCCAGCAGATCTTGTAAATTTTCTCACGTCACAACTTTAGGAAGGCCATGTATGACAACATGCCGCTTGCCCATTGGTCGCTTTTTCTCGAAAGTGGCATCCATCTTTTTTCAGGTGTAAGAGTTGTGTAACTAAACTGTAGTAAAGCAATGGGAAGATTTGGGGAATTTAAAGACTTATCTCACCGTCGTTCACGGACAGCTGTTTCATTTCTGGAGCCAACCCTCGATCCCTGACCAATCACGACATGCGTAGTCGGGGAAGTAAGTTGCACAATCCAAGCATTTCGGCCAAGAATAGAAGAATTCCGATTTACCTTGTACACAACTTAAGATTTATGAAGTACTTTAGATATAGTGTACCAATGCGATCCAGTATCATTTTAAAAGCCCCCAAAATGAGCAGGATAAAACTCTTTTAGCAATTGTGAAAATCCAAAATGAGTTTGCCCCCAACACAATATAGCATGAAAACATCAGCAGCTATGAAGAAAAAATATAGAAGGGTATTTTTAATAAACACACCAtttaattagtttaaaaaaaaatctaataagatTTTTAAATActatactggaaaaaaaaaaagggaaaaaaaagcaaacatataAACTGAACAGTTTATATGTAATAGCAATATTTGTGTCCTTGCACTTTCCTTGAATATAAATAGTTTATTTTCCCTCTTAGTGTGGGCCAGAAGATGGAGACGTTCCAAGCGTGGGAGGACGAGCTGGTTTGTGACATTCTTACACCTTTCTCATCATAAATACCAAATGTTTCATAGAAAAAACCTGACCTacatgcagggccggcccgtggcataggccatataggcaaatgctaagggcgccgtccatcagggggcgccacgccagtgccacaaatgttggaggaaaaaaaaaaaaaaatagtttgtactattatttctaaatacataaaataatcccacgttaattaaaatgcaaagtaaagcctatttaatagaaatattatttgttacaacattacgccccccctcccccggcgcggtgcgccccctcccttcccgtatcatgactctttttggacgtcaccacataaaaaaaatcaacacaagatgtcaaaacggccaaaactgtcaggtgcccagggaagaaaaaagagaaaagaagaggagaaacgagaaaaagacagaggtagcaggtaggtaacgttagcctacatgaaattatttgtctgttacagaatgtgatagtaacatcacctgtctttttagcaataagctaatgttacatgattcggcaatagctaatcaataaatagctagttctgttttaacgtcgggttaatattgtggagggggctaaattgttatggaaaataataatgtaacgttaggtaattacagtactcccttgtgtacagtaatttgtaagtcattctagttaatgcaatattaaaaagcacaaatagagaactcagaaggatcccctttttttgtaatatagttgttaaagtcatactggtttgatatcttgttttgtgcagtgccttatttatattgtatttttattttattt is part of the Entelurus aequoreus isolate RoL-2023_Sb linkage group LG22, RoL_Eaeq_v1.1, whole genome shotgun sequence genome and encodes:
- the si:dkey-93h22.7 gene encoding Fc receptor-like protein 5; translation: SSAVVHTIQQREAGSCFCGKEGGPSLLGRPELFGPSKAVVDEVVDITCLLSVYPKNEAILMELFKEGNRNKLLGFYSSLDGGNASFPIMIKTSHEGNLECVATAQSNSLLQPAVSYPHYLQVIEPVAGAEVITESGQEVFFEGGTLKLRCTVKAGNHVSYKWLVNGQLVSSSLLRHVVDDQLLIYRASSADSGSYMCVAVNQYSATRDFASNSSEVVITVKEVVSNPDISIRVLKEDPHNYLAVVTCQSTRGTPPVTFSLYNRTELAFQMTADERKATFKVPLVLERHLGWLQCRANNGDQVAYSTWLPLEVVSVAGPVTMKYDYDIGDNYAVTGLRFYCKARKGSHPQYEWYLNQTVLEGRGSFYYTVHQPPEQSILLLSVGSNSAGMYRCEVSDIFDNSTAISSNKQYLDKDVLNRLPLIVVAVVFGCFTFLLVLVAACCWTGVLFSRRRIGEKSIVGQKMETFQAWEDELEVSDYHEDVDVTEITTKQIAAY